The following are encoded together in the Vidua macroura isolate BioBank_ID:100142 chromosome 6, ASM2450914v1, whole genome shotgun sequence genome:
- the RAD9A gene encoding cell cycle checkpoint control protein RAD9A: MKCVIAGGNVKVLGRAVHSLSRIGDELYLEPTESGLSFRAVNSSRSAFASFLFAPLFFQLYEPGSAGPNTELFRCKVHMKSFLGVFRSLPSLEKSVGKCLILLKPRASRLVLQLHCKYGVTKTHNLAFQECERLQAVFDIQRCASRLCAPARVLAEAVVHFPLTLAEVTLGTGPGGKISLRNYVEDEAEPSKTMVTELWLAEDEFQSVAVAPGSHITFCLKEFRGLLSFAEASNLPLTIHFDEPGRPVIFTLDDTVLEVHLVLATLSDAESNSQSPSTNGVSHLPAPSDDFADDLESYMAAMETSEGCSEGCPSPTFPLHIPRPAKSKHEEKEEEEEEEEEEEDGAVPGTPPHKKFRSLFFGSVMTPGRPGPATTQEVLAEDSDGES, from the exons ATGAAATGTGTCATCGCCGGCGGCAACGTCAAAG TCCTCGGCCGAGCCGTGCACTCCCTGTCCCGCATCGGCGACGAGCTCTACCTGGAGCCCACCGAGAGTGGG ctgtccttCCGTGCTGTCAACTCCTCCCGTTCTGCCTTCGCCTCCTTCCTCTTCGCACCGCTCTTCTTCCAGCTGTACGagccgggcagcgccgggcccAACACAGAGCTCTTCCGATGCAAAGTCCACATGAAG TCCTTCCTGGGCGTCTTCCGCTCACTGCCCTCACTGGAGAAGTCGGTGGGGAAATGCCTGATCCTGCTCAAGCCCCGTGCCAGCCGCCTGGTCCTGCAGCTCCACTGCAAGTACG GTGTCACCAAGACACACAACCTGGCCTTCCAGGAGTGCGAGCGGCTGCAGGCCGTGTTCGACATCCAGCGCTGCGCCAGCCGCCTCTGCGCCCCGGCACG GGTGCTGGCAGAGGCGGTGGTGCACTTTCCCCTGACGCTGGCtgaggtgacactggggactGGCCCTGGTGGCAAAATCAGCCTGAGGAACTACGTGGAGGACGAGGCAG AGCCGAGCAAGACGATGGTGACGGAGCTGTGGCTGGCTGAGGACGAGTTCCAGTCGGTGGCTGTAGCCCCGGGCTCCCACATCACCTTCTGTCTCAAGGAATTCCGT gggctgctgagctTTGCTGAGGCCTCCAACCTGCCCCTCACCATCCACTTTGATGAGCCGGGCAG GCCGGTGATCTTCACCCTGGATGACACTGTCCTGGAGGTTCACCTGGTGCTGGCCACCCTCTCCGACGCAGAAAGCAACTCCCAGTCCCCTTCGACCAACGG CGTGTCCCACCTACCCGCCCCGTCGGATGACTTTGCCGATGACCTGGAGTCCTACATGGCTGCCATGGAAACCAGCGAGGGGTGCTCAGAGGGgtgccccagccccaccttCCCCCTGCACATCCCCCGGCCAGCCAAGAGCAAAcatgaggagaaggaggaggaggaggaggaggaggaggaggaggaggatggagctgtgccagggaccCCCCCACACAAGAAG TTTCGCTCCCTGTTTTTTGGCTCGGTGATGACACCAGGAAGGCCTGGCCCGGCCACCACCCAGGAGGTGCTGGCGGAGGACAGCGATGGAGAAAGCTGA
- the PPP1CA gene encoding serine/threonine-protein phosphatase PP1-alpha catalytic subunit has protein sequence MADTEKLNLDSIISRLLEVQGSRPGKNVQLTENEIRGLCLKSREIFLSQPILLELEAPLKICGDIHGQYYDLLRLFEYGGFPPESNYLFLGDYVDRGKQSLETICLLLAYKIKYPENFFLLRGNHECASINRIYGFYDECKRRYNIKLWKTFTDCFNCLPIAAIVDEKIFCCHGGLSPDLQSMEQIRRIMRPTDVPDQGLLCDLLWSDPDKDVQGWGENDRGVSFTFGAEVVAKFLHKHDLDLICRAHQVVEDGYEFFAKRQLVTLFSAPNYCGEFDNAGAMMSVDETLMCSFQILKPADKNKGKYGQFSGLNPAGRPVTPPRNSAKAKK, from the exons ATGGCGGACACCGAGAAGCTCAACCTCGACTCCATCATCAGCCGCCTCCTGGAGG tccAAGGGTCGCGGCCGGGGAAGAACGTGCAGCTGACGGAGAACGAGATCCGCGGGCTGTGCCTCAAATCCCGGGAGATCTTCCTGAGCCAGCccatcctgctggagctggaggcaCCCCTCAAGATCTGCG GTGACATCCACGGGCAGTACTACGACCTCCTGAGGCTCTTTGAGTACGGGGGCTTCCCCCCTGAGAGCAATTACCTGTTTTTGGGCGACTACGTGGACCGGGGCAAGCAGTCCCTGGAGACCATCTGCCTGCTGCTCGCCTACAAGATCAAGTACCCCGAGAACTTCTTCCTGCTGCGGGGCAACCACGAGTGTGCCAGCATCAACCGCATCTATGGCTTCTATGACGAGT GCAAGCGAAGATACAACATCAAGCTCTGGAAGACCTTCACCGACTGCTTCAATTGTTTGCCCATTGCTGCCATCGTGGATGAGAAGATCTTCTGCTGCCACGGAG ggctgtccccagacCTGCAGTCGATGGAGCAGATCCGGCGGATCATGCGGCCCACGGATGTCCCGGATCAGGGGCTGCTCTGTGACCTGCTCTGGTCCGACCCCGACAAGGacgtgcagggctggggggagaacGACCGTGGGGTCTCCTTCACCTTCGGGGCCGAGGTGGTGGCCAAATTCCTGCACAAGCACGACCTGGACCTCATCTGCCGGGCACACCAG GTGGTGGAGGACGGCTACGAGTTCTTCGCCAAGCGCCAGCTCGTCACCCTCTTCTCGGCCCCCAACTACTGCGGCGAGTTCGACAACGCCGGCGCCATGATGAGCGTGGATGAGACCCTCATGTGCTCtttccag ATTTTGAAGCCGGCCGACAAGAACAAAGGCAAATACGGGCAGTTCAGCGGGCTGAACCCCGCCGGGCGCCCCGTCACCCCTCCCCGAAACTCTGCCAAAGCCAAGAAATGA